In the Dromaius novaehollandiae isolate bDroNov1 unplaced genomic scaffold, bDroNov1.hap1 HAP1_SCAFFOLD_27, whole genome shotgun sequence genome, tctgctctccgtGGTGTTGTTTCTTTTTCGGGTAACacaagtgcaactgtcctccacctctgaggtgggagcacagggcagctgggaacaaggcagatggacaggccagctctcctgcctctgcactaaagccagagtgaattcTTTTGCCTCccaggaatcacagctggtccctttGAGtgaagcagcaatgctgaggatttctacctccaggaACCCTCCTCAGGTgtgacagggtcagctaaagaaaacaaaacaagccttaaGACTATTAATGAAGCCACATTATTTAGAagtgggagtgaagatgctgaaaatccctCCAACATTTTCAGTAggattaaatctgactggaactgggaatatatATCTTAGCCACCCCTGTTCCCATTtatgcagtgctgtaggtcagggctgactcctctggagcccacaggcagaggctcctgctcctcatggcaaactcagccagcccaaaccagagctcaagcaatgGAGCTCAGTGAtagtgctgctgagatggggagaggtaatgagtgTGTGATTGGGAGATTTTTATGAGAGAGTTTTGTTTGGAGATGTCTGTCCTAATTTGTTTCTGTCTGTTCTTCAGTGGACAGTCCAGAAAGCACAGGGGGAGCAacatgtccaacagcagctccttcaatgagttcctcctccgaGCATTCGCGGACACACAAGAGTTACAGCTCTtccacttctcgctcttcctgggcatctacctggctgccctcctgggcaacagcctcatcatcacagctgtagcctgcgaccaccgcctccacacccccatgtacttcttcctcctcaacctctccctcctcgaccttggctccatctccaccactgtccccaaatccatggccaattccctgagggacaccagggccatttgctatgcaggatgtgctgcccaggtcttttttgttgtctttttcattttggatgagtattctctcctcacagtcatggcctatgaccgctttgttgccatctgcagacccctgcactacgggaccctcatggatAGCAGatcttgtgtcaaaatggcagcagctgcctgggccagtggttttctccatgctctcctgcacactgctaatacatttttaatatcattctgccaaggcaacaccgtggaccagttcttctgtgaaatcccccagatcctcaagctgtCCTGCTCAAACTCCtccctcagggaagtggggcttgtTGTGATTACTAACTGTTTGTTCTTtgcatgtttcattttcattgtgctgtcctacgtgcagatcttcactgctgtgctgaggatcccctctgagcagggacgacacaaagccttttccatgtgcctcccgcacctggccgtggtttccctgtttgtcagcactggcctgtttgcctacctgaagcccccctccctctcctccccagctctggatctggtggtggctgttctgtactcggtggtgcctccaacagtgaaccccctcatctacagcatgaggaacaaggagctcaaggatgccctgaggaaactgattcaatgggTCCagtgtcagcaccaataactgtccaTTGTGCATCCACTCTTCAGggtatctggcatcaaggctgtgtgttttgcatttacttatttcttatttttctcttttttcttcataaaaaaatCAGGTTCATGTTATGTCAACTCAGGAATCTCtgctttgaatctgacccagagaccgtgttgaagcaggaagccaggcttcccccttcatcagcagagatgggggaacctcaaaGCCCCCTACTCTGAGCTTCCTCGGATGCCCCTGGTGCAATGgggagtttccctttgcagtgtctctttcagcactgacaccaagggtgctcagaggcacagagtcaggctcagatgagtacagccaggatgagaccatgggtcccgtgtccattaggagagctcggCTCCCcggccacagtcagggtgtgatctcacacccctctcctgtgagggtggcagccaagtgtcaccgtgagctggtcccttccctctacagcaCTCCAACACCACAAGTggagggggagtggaggggaggggagtcaggcagcagcttgtggggacagaccccgtgcttggcagtatcattccccccactgctgcagcaggcatttcctcactgcagccttcctggggggactgcagctttcctggagacatgtcctcacacagcagcaggactttctctttttagagttgttctcttcatttccatgctggccttctgtgctctgtgctgtggatatggtGGATATGGCCCAGGACTTCTCATAACCTGGTGGTGGttgggttgtgtttccatgtgcatgtgtcctggaagtacaggcagcaccAGACACTGGGCATCATTATGTCAGACCTGGcctgcagaacaacatttccataataaaaggggatctcccctgtgatgtgcctgaagactggcctttcttcagaagatggagtcaaaaatacgccCCAGGGGTTGCACCACTAAGGGGCTGGTGTTCTTCTTGTGAAATCCATGGATTCTAGGGgacgagctcagagtccctgggtgatctgttcgggactgagggctgcactcagagctcatttctcagtgaccagtgccagtggggagggggaatggtctctgaaatgtctgcctggggctgtcccacaggtgacagtgctgatgagagatgcccatccttctggaggggaatctgagccccaggagagcccaggggatctccagggacagcgtgtgcctgggggtgggcagtgagtggagcctcacaaaatgagggatggtccacggtggagtaaccagaaggtagagcactaaatccaggtatacatggagaaacgagggctctgcaatccctgcagaggcagtggggacccaggaggcccagggaaggggcactggagagtgcttcctgcaccctcagtgaaacaccacaggctggagctggtgcccacccaaacacatctcctgccattgcaaatgtcctgggtcactctgagcactgtccatgagcacagagaggtgccagcagtatcagtggtggtgatccctgtccagctgggtctgcttcctgccccaaccagcatggcctgtggccccacagcagggctgctctgtatGGGAAGTGGAACCGGGAGCCAAGGGTGCTGGTGAGGCagacagggcagggacccactgaaGACAGGTGTCATCTTGCAGAGCCTGGACgcggagcagagcaggactggggagggtACCCGAggtcagccacagtccagtgatggccagatgggactgcagggctccaaccagccctgctttgcgtgggaggttggactggagacctccggaggtcccttcccgccaaaactcctctgtgattCCGTGAATTCTCAGCCTCCGCTCCAGCATGGTGGCATGGTGgacaagagcacctggggcagagcagaatgagcctggctgggagagcctcgggggaagatccaaaggtccctggctcagcccagagctttggaaaactccctcacacaccccaaTAGGCTCCATCTgactcttccaccctccctgtgctccccttcagtcggccaaagtggagtccagcatcaccTGGGGACTCTTCCacaaggaggagagggagggccttcaccagccccaaccTTTGCTATTGTTTGTGCCTAGGTTTGCCCACTTACCCtcaccatggtcatggctgcactgaagcccatgagtATCCCAGTGCTCCTAACCTCGAGCAGGCATCCACCCTGAAAATGGAGCCTGGCCGGCCACAAAGGCAccacccatccagtgccccggctgtgcagctgagggcaggggtcttcaccccaatttccctgctcctcccctgctcccggcactgctgctgctgtgctcatgtcaaaccctcctgctgccagactgctgcAGGCCCAAGGCAGcctcagctccctccagggctgcactggagcctttcaggagcaggctgatgtggagctggcactgccagggtgggtcaggagagggcggctcccctctgccacgctggggctggggctgagcctggggctgggcacagttTTTCCCTGGGGatctccctgaggagctgctctgggggatcctccacctctgccctggcagcagcaccagtgctcagggtgccggggtggaagtgcacagaggctgGAATGGTGaagggctgcacagggggagcaTCCAGACCTTGTCTGTGCacacagggatggagtgaggaaagccagagctcagctggagctggcatcacAGACCTCAGACATGGAAACTGCTGGGGTATTATtcaatgactcctaaatgatcctccagagtctgggaggtctgagcacccagcccctgcccagtcccGGCTGAGCCCCACAtgggggtcagcagacagccatgctccaggatctgccaggctctggtgcagaagagaggccatgcagggctggcctcttcccctccatcGGGGGACATCTCCATGTAACAGGTTCAATCTCAGGTCAGGTGGGGTTTCCCCCAAATACACCTTGCAGGTGGGGAAGCCCCAAAGGGCAAGCCTGACTCAAAAGGTGGGGGATGGCAGACAACTGAGACTGTTGGAGCCTGACCATCTCCTCTATGGTCACCAGTAACTGTGacatcagagactgtgacatcacaattgggcaaccaggtgagcacatgaggcagggcagcacaggcacacctgccctggaggccaatgggcaccaacgtgcttttctttgctctagcaggggtgatgacctgagggactgcttcaaagcagtttcctagtagaacaaggaaacctgcttttctgtctcacccaaggctggagctggtcatttctgctgaatttcatgacatctggccacctgcagtcctgctctcagatcatctggggctggagagggctcctctggcttctctctcaaggagaaggatggactgcattttgtgtcttttctgctggtggaggcagtgggttcctaggatgtgtcctggctcccagagctctcccctggacaCACTGGCCAGCGTGCTcattgctgtggctttactgactgttggtcatcctctccctctggtcGTTCCCAGTGGAACCGTCTCCTTACCAggtttgccaggctgtcagcaaagatgcttctgccctgcttgttcaggctgaccctatctcttctgagcaaagagggccccatggtcataaaaaccaaagtcctgttgctgacaccagctgtgcaacagttgttggcccacaggatctgtccccacctcctcaagtcctttgccatcaccagcacccaataTTGACTTGTCACAAGACATGCAGACACCCATGCAGCTAGTAATTCCAGAGATGCCAAGGTAGATGTTATGGCGGCTGTTAGTGTGATTATTGCTGCAGagttagcagattggattcaccacaaaagtggccatctgggtggagataGGACCACCCAATGGACTAGTGttcgaggtcttcacaccaccatcatggcataaaaagggacaagacagcgTTGCCCctgttgtacccacttagctccatggtggctgcagaccgaaaagctgtgtatttgcagaggacaaaagcctggggaggtgtggcaaattgGTGTCCCCTactggagagccagtggcacagatatgtcctgaccactGTAGATTCCTGCTCCAGTTTATTGTACACCCACTCTtgtgccacagctacccaggctcacagcattaaggcattagaagacttgattttatggttccttggtggaaatccaaagtgatcagggctctcattttacagggagtggcatttgaaattgggctggagagagaagaataacctgaatttatcacagcttaccatccgcaaggggtgggattgacagaacacatgaatgggctgctcaaagagcagctgtgtgatttatctcctactggtaccctcacagcTTGGAGTAAAGACATTAGTCAGgcaatgcctgcctcagtgactgccctctgcatggctctaccccatatgctcgtTTCAAAGGGGACGCCATCGAGCGGTCgtgtgtgcttagagtgcaatgaCTGCACTGCCAAGCCTGCTTCCCCATGTGAACCAGGCCCAAGACTAcagggttggatctgtgatgGCCACACAGAGAAACAACCCTAGAGCCAGATAgccatcatcttgtgagtatggggctgGTCATcaccatacctcaagggtattatggttGCATGGTGTCCTGtactagtttagctctctggggagtagacaTCATTGCGGGAGTCATTGACTCAAACtatcttgaggaggtgaaagttgtgatccattacaccagatcccaacccctgtgatgcacatagagaccaaatagcccagctgatATGTGACCGGATAGGTGTCCCCTCTATCCAGGAAGTAGATTCCCTGAGGCCCACCCAGCAACTGGGCAGTTTTGAGTCTACAGGGCGATTTTGAGTCTACAGGGAGTGCTGTGtgcatgatgtgactaaacccaaacaCTTGGAAGGGAAAATTATTGCTgaaggggaaattattgctgaagagcaggagatacccacctggtactaatcaaaggagagagtgtcctagtctatagtctgtctaggaggctctcacctggagaaccgtgacctgatgaatatgctgagcagaggcacaatgttgctgctctccatcccagccctgtacactgacagtagctgtggcactgaagaaactgcagtaagtgGATCAAACCTGGcgtccacaagataatgagcctacttcaagtacaACATGgtgtaaaatccaaagaatcagcgtgggacaacccctggcagtgactgtcatcatggctgttgaatttaggactatgggcaaaacacaatatactcccggtcttctgggtggattggttttgcatgcatatacattataatttactatatatttccAATCATTTAGGTGCTTGTATACCTTAACTGTTAGTTAAGCCAATGCATGTCCGAACTGTGTCTGCCCACTGGTGGCACCAATACTACGTCTCTGTCATGGGGTGGAAtgtagcaagaacacctgtagaagacctggtgaggagtcaggggactggcagagcacaTGATTGCAGCCCCAGAGCGTGCTCTCTTCACACCGACCGAAACCCATCAAGGCTGGACAtgcattctctgttttatcaacaatgtcttgctgcttcgcagccagtagccactcaagcctagcacagtcaatataaggaaatagttctagtagctaataggggcccttaggatacacagagtgagtcccgcctgggcgtccgacctgggcatccagcagcctccaatcaaTGATCCCTCCGTGTAGTTCtcagggctccctgcacagtttggagtgtaaatccttcattaaagctcctctgtttaacccctcatgaacctttaGTGTCTCTCTGCAtcggtatccaaccctccctttcctgtcttgtggtcacatatagccagttgatctactcaactgatatagacatttatctaaaaccaggaccaccctccagtccccattgtgttgagataaattcagctttctttgcagtgctgtgGTCAATCATGGTCATGCTGGGGGCCTGCTGTTTGTAACTCTgtaccctttcactgaagccactgagacagggttttccagaggctccatggcagcattttttcttctcatgttattttctgttgttctcatggccttgcacctgcaaaccctaacatacaaggaacatgacaagccttggccaacctgcaaaacagtgctgaggccttcacagcccctgagcattgtttttcctaacacagttttaaaagaaggcGGCAATGGAATAATAAgcatgctgttcccagcatcccaagatttctgtggctgggtcactgaagcaaggaCTCCTGAAATGACTGCACGTTGAGCTGTTTCaatgtgaagtgagttctcag is a window encoding:
- the LOC135326389 gene encoding olfactory receptor 14A16-like, with translation MTGKRQNTPIFQKGKREDLGNSRLVLFLSVPGKVMEQILLETISKHMKGKGWKRQHELTEGKWKPCLTNLIASYHQMNGFVPKGKAEDFVNLHFIKAFDAVPRSLLIAKLLRSALDQWTIGKVEDWLDHQAEMLCSVVHVPSGSQLLAASLSDRHHTPMYFFLLNLSLLDLGSISTTVPKSMANSLRDTRAICYAGCAAQVFFVVFFILDEYSLLTVMAYDRFVAICRPLHYGTLMDSRSCVKMAAAAWASGFLHALLHTANTFLISFCQGNTVDQFFCEIPQILKLSCSNSSLREVGLVVITNCLFFACFIFIVLSYVQIFTAVLRIPSEQGRHKAFSMCLPHLAVVSLFVSTGLFAYLKPPSLSSPALDLVVAVLYSVVPPTVNPLIYSMRNKELKDALRKLIQWVQCQHQ